A genomic segment from Marmota flaviventris isolate mMarFla1 chromosome 7, mMarFla1.hap1, whole genome shotgun sequence encodes:
- the Nipal1 gene encoding magnesium transporter NIPA3 — translation MAMYTCNLSYSEESGYVLSLVCQNSSQSWCEIPNVSQLQASSILYGNLNSSTTNWSISANVENKYNLYVGLLLAICSSIFIGSSFILKKKGLLQLANKGVTRAGQGGHSYLKEWVWWAGLLSMGAGEAANFAAYAFAPATLVTPLGALSVLISAILSSYFLNEHLNIHGKMGCILSILGSTVMVIHAPQEEEVTSLHEMEMKLRDPGFVSFAVIITVISLVLILIVAPRKGQTNILVYISICSLIGAFSVSSVKGLGIAIKELLEWKPVYKNPLVFVLLAVLVLSVTTQINYLNKALDTFNTSLVTPIYYVFFTSMVVTCSAILFQEWYGMNAGDVIGTLSGFFTIINGIFLLHAFKNTDITWSELTSSAKKDILSPNGNENSYVLLENLESLTPGYDDDVTLFSRTEDQSPHKA, via the exons ATGGcgatgtacacctgtaatctcagctactcagaagaaTCAG gCTATGTGCTATCTCTGGTCTGTCAGAACTCCTCCCAGTCTTGGTGTGAGATCCCAAATGTGTCGCAGCTGCAAGCTTCTTCTATCCTTTATGGAAACCTGAATTCCAGCACAACCAACTGGAGCATTTCAGCAAatgtagaaaacaaatacaatctTTATGTGGGCTTGCTACTGGCCATATGTTCTAGCATTTTTATTGGCTCTAgcttcattttgaaaaagaagggACTCTTGCAACTGGCCAATAAGGGTGTTACTAGAGCAG GACAAGGTGGACATTCTTACCTCAAGGAATGGGTGTGGTGGGCAGGATTACTATCAA TGGGAGCAGGAGAGGCTGCAAATTTTGCAGCTTACGCATTTGCACCTGCCACCTTGGTCACCCCACTGGGAGCTCTGAGTGTTCTTATAAG TGCCATCTTgtcttcctattttttaaatgagcatttgAACATTCATGGGAAAATGGGCTGCATATTAAGTATATTGGGGTCAACTGTGATGGTTATCCATGCCCCACAAGAAGAGGAAGTCACTTCTTTgcatgaaatggaaatgaaattgaGAGATCCAG gatttgtttcctttgctgtgatcATAACTGTGATCTCCTTGGTGCTGATTTTGATTGTGGCCCCCAGGAAAGGACAGACCAACATATTGGTCTATATATCAATCTGTTCTTTGATTGGAGCATTTTCAGTTTCTTCTGTCAAGGGCCTGGGAATTGCCATTAAGGAACTACTAGAGTGGAAGCCAGTTTACAAGAATCCCCTGGTCTTTGTTTTGCTGGCTGTACTTGTGCTCTCAGTAACTACACAGATTAACTATCTCAACAAAGCACTGGATACTTTTAATACGTCTCTGGTGACCCCCATCTATTATGTCTTCTTCACCTCCATGGTAGTGACTTGCTCTGCCATCTTATTCCAGGAGTGGTATGGTATGAATGCTGGAGATGTCATCGGGACCCTGAGTGGGTTCTTCACCATTATCAATGGCATTTTCCTTctacatgcttttaaaaatactgacatTACCTGGAGTGAACTGACATCCTCTGCTAAGAAAGACATCCTTTCTCCAAATGGCAACGAGAACAGTTATGTTTTACTAGAGAACTTAGAAAGTTTGACCCCAGGATATGATGATGATGTCACCTTATTTAGCAGGACTGAAGATCAGAGTCCCCATAAAGCCTGA